The following DNA comes from Streptomyces sp. Ag109_O5-10.
CAGGGCGCCCGGCGGCACCGGCCGGGCCGCGATGGACCGGGACATCGAGGTCCACCGGCTGACCGGGCGCCTGCGCACCCTGCGCCGCTTCGGCCTGGACCTGTGCCTGGGACGCATCGTCGCCGCCGACGACCCCGAGCCCGTGTACATCGGCCGCCTCGGCCTCACCGACAGCACGGGGCGCCGGCTGCTGATCGACTGGCGGTCGCCCGCCGCCGAGCCGTTCTTCGCGGCCACCCACGCCGACCCGGCGGGGCTGCGCAGCAGGCGCAGGTACCGCTGGACGGACGGCCGGATCAGCGACTACTGGGACGAGGTGTTCACCGCCGACGGACTCGACGGGCACGCCGCGCTCGACGACCAGTCCGCGTTCATCGCCAGTCTGGGCGCCGACCGCTCGGAGCGGATGCGGGACGTCCTCGCCACCATCCAGGCCGACCAGGACGCGATCATCCGCGCCGGATCCCGCGGCGCCCTCGTCGTCGACGGCGGCCCGGGCACCGGCAAGACGGTCGTCGCCCTGCACCGCACCGCCCACCTGCTGTACTCCGACCCGCGGCTCGGCCACCGCCGGGGCGGGGTGCTGTTCGTCGGCCCGCACCGGCCCTACCTGAACTACGTCTCCGACGTCCTGCCGAGCCTCGGCGAGGAGGGCGTGCAGACCTGCGTCCTGAGGGATCTCGTCGACGAGGGGGCCACGGCCGCCGTCGAGACCGACCCGGAGGCGGCCCGGCTGAAGTCGTCCGCGGACATGGTGCGGGCGATCGAGACCGCCGTCCGGTTCTACGAGGAGCCCCCGGAGCGGGGGACGACGGTCACCACCGACTGGGGCGACCTCCGGCTGACCGCGGACGACTGGGCCGACGCGTTCCGGGCACCGGCTCCCGGCACCCCGCACAACGAGGCACGCGACCAGATCTGGGAGGAGCTGGCCGCCATCCTGCTGGAGAAGTACCGCGGCGACGACGTGGCGCCCGCGGAGTTCCGCGGATCGTTGCAGCGGGACCGGGACCTGGTCGACACCCTCGACCGCGCCTGGCCGCTGCTGGAGCCGACCGACCTGGTCGGGGACCTCTGGTCGGTGCCCGCCTACCTGCGGCTGTGCGCCCCCTGGCTCGGCCCGGACGGCGTACGCAGGCTCCAGCGCGCCGACGCCCAGGCCTGGACGGTGTCCGACCTGCCGCTCCTGGACGCGGCCCGACAGCGGCTCGGCGACCCGGAGACCTCCCGGCGCAGGCGCCGGCAGGAGGCCGTGCTCGCCGCCCAGCGCGAGCGCATGACCCAGGTCGTCGACAACCTGATCGGGGCCGTCCGGGACTCGGGAGCCGACGGCGACGACGGCGAGGGCCTGGTGATCATGCTCCGCGGCGAGGACGCCGCGGTCAGCCTGGTCGACGAGTCCGAGCTGGCCGTCCCCGCTCCCGACCTGCTGGCCGGCCCGTTCGCCCACATCGTCGTCGACGAGGCCCAGGAGCTCACCGACGCGGAGTGGCAGATGCTGCTGCTGCGCTGCCCGTCCCGCAGCTTCACCATCGTCGGGGACCGCGCCCAGGCACGGCACGGGTTCACGGAGACCTGGCAGGAACGCCTGGCACGGGTCGGGCTCGACCGGATCGAGCTGGCCTCGCTCAGCATCAACTACCGCACCCCGGAAGAGGTCATGGCGGAGGCCGAGCCGGTGATCCGGGCCGTGCTCCCGGACGCCAACGTGCCGACCTCGATCCGCGGCGGCGGCCTGCCCGTGGTCCACGGATCCGTGTCCGAGCGGGACGAGATCCTCGGCACCTGGCTCGCCGGCCACGCCGAGGGCGTCGCCTGCGTGATCGGCGACCCCTCGTTCACACCGACGCCCCGGGTCAGCGCGCTCACCCCGGAACTGTCGAAGGGACTCGAATTCGACCTCGTCGTCCTCGTCGACCCGGAGAGGTTCGGCACAGGCGTGACGGGCGGCGTGGACCGCTACGTCGCGATGACCCGGGCGACCCGGCAGCTGGTCGTCCTGACCAGCGACTGATCAGCGCCCCCAAGGGGCGCTGGGTGAGGAACCGCGCGACCAGCCACGACGGCGCCGCGGTCGACGCACGCGCCTGGGCCGGAGCCAGGTCAGCCCGCGGGCCGGGGAGCACGCAGATGGGCGCGCTGCCTCAGCTCCTCGGCCTCGACCAGCTCCAGCATCGGCTTGCCCGGCGCGCACATCATGGTGACCACGAACTCGGTCCTGGCGTCGGCGAGCGCGTTGCCGTCCTGGTAGTGGATGACGTCGCCGCCCGGCTCCCAGAACGTGCCGCCGGCCTCGACGATCCGCTCGGGCT
Coding sequences within:
- the helR gene encoding RNA polymerase recycling motor ATPase HelR, producing the protein MNPLTTSAFDLPERLAAKADPALIADDERQLAAVAECLAQTIAELSDRLDAELRAPGGTGRAAMDRDIEVHRLTGRLRTLRRFGLDLCLGRIVAADDPEPVYIGRLGLTDSTGRRLLIDWRSPAAEPFFAATHADPAGLRSRRRYRWTDGRISDYWDEVFTADGLDGHAALDDQSAFIASLGADRSERMRDVLATIQADQDAIIRAGSRGALVVDGGPGTGKTVVALHRTAHLLYSDPRLGHRRGGVLFVGPHRPYLNYVSDVLPSLGEEGVQTCVLRDLVDEGATAAVETDPEAARLKSSADMVRAIETAVRFYEEPPERGTTVTTDWGDLRLTADDWADAFRAPAPGTPHNEARDQIWEELAAILLEKYRGDDVAPAEFRGSLQRDRDLVDTLDRAWPLLEPTDLVGDLWSVPAYLRLCAPWLGPDGVRRLQRADAQAWTVSDLPLLDAARQRLGDPETSRRRRRQEAVLAAQRERMTQVVDNLIGAVRDSGADGDDGEGLVIMLRGEDAAVSLVDESELAVPAPDLLAGPFAHIVVDEAQELTDAEWQMLLLRCPSRSFTIVGDRAQARHGFTETWQERLARVGLDRIELASLSINYRTPEEVMAEAEPVIRAVLPDANVPTSIRGGGLPVVHGSVSERDEILGTWLAGHAEGVACVIGDPSFTPTPRVSALTPELSKGLEFDLVVLVDPERFGTGVTGGVDRYVAMTRATRQLVVLTSD